The Clupea harengus chromosome 6, Ch_v2.0.2, whole genome shotgun sequence genome contains a region encoding:
- the madd gene encoding MAP kinase-activating death domain protein isoform X17, translating to MEKKKMCPRLLDYLVVVGVRQPSSDSVSQTPQLLRRYPLEDQPDFPLPPDVVFFCQPEGCLSIRQRRVSLRDDASFVFTLTDKDSGVTRYGICVNFYRSFQRGHHKPRPEGRGDKNAPTTEMGVEATEKSEVSSAEEADLVPPAGEAVHAKSPQPKRGVRAAPRNRNSTLTSLCILSHYPFFSTFRECLYILKRMVDCCSQRLNQRAGLPKGTQRDTMWRMFTGALSTEEKEKGSQLLQDLREIESWVYRLLRSPVPVAGQRRVDVEVLPHEMQPALTFALPDSSRFCMVDFPLHLPLELLGVDGCLLVLSCILLEHKVVLQSRDYNALSMSVMAFVSMIYPLEYMFPVIPLLPTCMASAEQLLLAPTPYIIGVPASFFLYKADFRMPDDVWLVDLDCNKVLRPTNAEILPPLPEPESSELKKHLKQLMQALASMSLNTQPILNLEKFQEGQELPLLPPGRDKASPSSTEFNPLIYGNDVDSVDVATRVAMVRFFNSPNVLQGFQMHTRTLRLFPRPVVAFQATSFLASRPRRSCFADKLSHTQAVEYYGEWALNPTNLAFQRIHNNVFDPSLIGDKPKWYAHQLQPVFYRVYDGSSQLAEALSGPLEDEANDSDPTDDSGSDSEGYDDSSSSYSSLGDFVNEMIKGDISGDTPNVDPPCHAALGDASEVEFHDFQEYKVEEGVEPEPEGEGLPEASEGQPLRSSSSTTASSSPSTIIQGVNHEQPDPAEIEASASAALKNAVPGLASQPFARPAPDPASTDPANKKKDYDNPYFEPQYGFPVEEDADSEEQEESYTPRFNQNLNGNKPQRPLRPSSLKLPGESDGEGDSRNSSPNSTISNNSGDGFGGLMSFASNLYKNHGTSFSLSNLALPNKAAREKATPFPSLKGARGPRALVDQKSSVIKHSPTVKRESPSPQGRANNTSENQQFLKEVVQSVLDGQGVGWLNMKKVRRLLENEQLRVFVLSKLNRAVQSEEDARQEVIGDVEISRKVYKGMLDLLKCTVSSLEHSYTNAGLGGMASVFSLLEIARTHYQTKEPEKRKRSPMEGASSPGSKESPSGRMEGARAAGVLLVPRLQLHPPSATGKGPHHFDTRSLNEENFIASIGAEGAKKSGEGGDTEEKRSQISADSGLSVTSGSQKSDTESVASSEPPALTRSTSQDSEASTVVSNSSGETLGADSDLSSTAGDGLGARPAPHLNLSRGTLSDSEIETNPATSAVFGKTHKLKPGPKEPARVMAKGGPAPPLEDVSMRIYLCEGLLGRDKSSVWDQLEDAAMETFSLSKERSTLWDQVQFWEDAFLDAVMLEREGMGMDQGPHEMIDRYLSLGDHDRKRLEDDEDRLLATLLHNMIAYMLMMKVTQNDVRKKVRRLMGKSHIGLTYSQEINDILDRLNNLNGRELPIRPSGSRHIKKQTFVVHAGTDTTGDIFFMEVCDDCIVLRSNIGTVYERWWYEKLINMTYCPKTKVLCLWRRNGQETQLNKFYTKKCRELYYCVKDSMERAAARQQSIKPGPELGGEFPVQDMKSGEGGLLQVTLEGINLKFMHNQERKVFIELKHIKKCNTVKGVFVLEEFVPETKEVVIHKYKTPMAHQICYSVLCLFSYVAAVKGKEAEGKPKLLSPRPLAS from the exons CCCCCGCCTGCTGGACTACCTGGTGGTAGTCGGAGTCAG GCAGCCCAGCAGTGACAGCGTGTCTCAGACCCCACAGCTGCTGCGCCGCTACCCGCTGGAGGACCAGCCCGACTTCCCGCTGCCACCCGACGTGGTGTTCTTCTGCCAGCCCGAGGGCTGCCTGAGCATCCGCCAGCGGCGCGTCAGCCTTCGCGACGACGCCTCCTTTGTCTTCACGCTCACTGACAAGGACTCGGGTGTCACGCGCTACGGCATCTGTGTCAACTTCTACCGCTCTTTCCAGCGGGGACACCACAAGCCTCGGCCAGAGGGAAGAG GAGACAAGAATGCCCCGACAACCGAAATGGGTGTGGAAGCCACGGAAAAATCCGAGGTCTCCTCCGCCGAAGAGGCGGACTTGGTGCCCCCCGCGGGAGAGGCGGTCCACGCTAAGTCCCCCCAGCCCAAGCGCGGCGTTCGGGCGGCCCCTCGCAACCGCAACAGCACCCTGACTTCGCTGTGCATCCTCAGCCACTACCCCTTCTTCTCCACCTTCCGGGAATGTCTCTACATCCTCAAGCGGATGGTGGACTGCTGCAGCCAGAGGCTCAACCAGCGTGCCGGCCTGCCCAAGGGCACACAGAG gGACACCATGTGGCGCATGTTCACGGGGGCGCTCTCcacggaggagaaggagaaaggcagCCAGCTGCTGCAGGACCTGCGCGAGATCGAGTCGTGGGTGTACCGGCTGCTGCGCTCGCCCGTGCCCGTGGCGGGCCAGCGGCGCGTGGACGTGGAGGTGCTGCCGCACGAGATGCAGCCGGCGCTCACCTTCGCCCTGCCCGACTCCTCACGCTTCTGCATGGTGGACTTCCCCCTGCACCTGCCGCTGGAGCTGCTGGGCGTGGACGGCTGTCTGCTGGTGCTCAGCTGCATCCTGCTCGAGCacaag GTGGTGCTTCAGTCTCGGGACTATAATGCCCTGTCCATGAGCGTGATGGCGTTTGTGTCTATGATCTACCCTCTGGAGTACATGTTCCCAGTCATCCCACTGCTGCCCACGTGCATGGCCTCAGCTGAACAA CTTCTTCTTGCACCCACCCCCTACATCATTGGCGTTCCGGCCAGCTTCTTCCTGTACAAGGCTGATTTCAGGATGCCAGATGATGTGTGGCTAGTTGATCTTGACTGCAACAAG gTCCTCAGACCCACCAATGCGGAgatccttccccctctccctgagCCGGAGTCATCTGAGCTGAAGAAGCATCTGAAGCAG CTCATGCAG GCTCTGGCCAGCATGAGCCTCAACACCCAGCCCATCCTCAACCTGGAGAAGTTCCAGGAGGGCCAGGAGCTGCCGCTGCTCCCGCCGGGCCGGGACAAGGCCTCGCCGTCCTCCACCGAGTTCAACCCCCTCATCTACGGCAATGACGTGGACTCTGTGGATGTGGCCACCAG ggttgccatggtgaggTTCTTCAACTCGCCCAACGTTCTGCAGGGGTTCCAGATGCACACGCGCACGCTGCGCCTCTTCCCCCGACCCGTGGTTGCCTTCCAGGCCACGTCCTTCCTGGCCTCCCGGCCACGGCGTAGCTGCTTTGCCGACAAACTGTCGCACACGCAGGCCGTGGAGTACTACGGGGAGTGGGCCCTCAACCCCACCAATCTGGCCTTCCAGAGGATTCACAACA ATGTGTTTGATCCCTCTCTGATTGGGGACAAGCCCAAGTGGTACGCGCACCAGCTGCAGCCGGTGTTCTATCGCGTGTATGACGGCTCGTCTCAGCTGGCTGAGGCCTTGAGCGGGCCGTTGGAGGACGAGGCCAACGACTCCGACCCCACCGACGACAG tggcAGTGACAGTGAAGGCTATGATGACTCCAGCTCTTCTTACTCCTCCCTCGGGGACTTTGTGAATGAGATGATCAAAGGGGACATTTCGGGAGACACTCCAA ATGTGGATCCACCTTGCCACGCTGCGCTGGGGGACGCCAGTGAGGTGGAGTTCCACGACTTCCAGGAGTACAAGGTGGAGGAGGGCGTTGAGCCGGAGCCCGAGGGGGAGGGTCTGCCAGAGGCATCAGAGGGCCAGCCGCtgcgctccagctccagcaccacggccagctccagccccagcaccATCATCCAGGGGGTCAACCAC GAGCAGCCTGACCCTGCAGAGATTGAGGCATCTGCGAGTGCTGCCCTCAAGAACGCTGTCCCGGGATTGGCCAGCCAGCCTTTCGCACGCCCCGCCCCTGACCCCGCCTCCACAGACCCGGCCAATAAGAAGAAAGACTATGACAATCCTTACTTTGAGCCTCAGTATGGCTTCCCTGTGGAAGAGGATGCAGACAGCGAGGAACAGGAGGAAAGCTACACTCCCCGCTTCAACCAGAACCTCAACGGCAACAA GCCACAGCGCCCCCTGCGGCCCAGCAGCCTTAAGCTTCCGGGGGAGTCCGACGGCGAGGGAGATTCCCGCAACAGCTCGCCCAACTCCACCATCTCCAACAACAGCGGCGATGGATTTGGGGGCCTCATGTCCTTTGCCA GTAACCTGTACAAGAACCACGGCACAAGCTTCAGCCTCTCCAACCTGGCTCTGCCCAACAAGGCTGCTAGGGAGAAGGCCACCCCCTTCCCCAGCCTCAAAG GGGCTCGTGGTCCCAGAGCTCTGGTGGACCAGAAGTCCTCGGTCATCAAGCACAGCCCCACTGTAAAGAGGGAGTCTCCCTCCCCGCAGGGAAGAGCCAACAACACTAG CGAGAACCAGCAGTTCCTGAAGGAGGTGGTGCAGAGCGTGCTGGACGGCCAGGGAGTGGGCTGGCTCAACATGAAGAAGGTGCGCCGCCTGCTGGAGAACGAGCAGCTGCGCGTCTTTGTGCTCAGCAAGCTCAACCGCGCCGTCCAATCGGAGGAAGACGCCCGGCAGGAGGTCATCGGGGACGTG GAGATAAGCAGAAAGGTGTATAAGGGCATGCTGGACCTGCTGAAGTGTACGGTCTCCAGTCTGGAGCACTCCTACACCAACGCGGGCCTCGGGGGCATGGCCAGCGTGTTCAGCCTGCTGGAGATCGCACGCACCCACTACCAGACCAAAG AGCCCGAGAAGCGAAAGCGCAGCCCCATGGAGGGCGCCAGCAGCCCGGGCAGCAAGGAGAGCCCGTCGGGCCGCATGGAGGGCGCCCGGGCTGCCGGCGTGCTGCTGGTGCCCCGGCTCCAGCTCCACCCGCCCTCCGCCACCGGGAAGGGGCCCCACCACTTTGATACCCGCAGTCTGAACGAGGAGAATTTTATTGCCTCAATCG GGGCTGAGGGGGCCAAGAAAAGTGGCGAGGGTGGCGACACGGAGGAGAAGAGGTCCCAGATCAGTGCTGACAGCGGCCTGAGCGTGACCTCTGGTTCACAG AAGAGCGATACCGAGTCTGTGGCCAGCTCTGAACCTCCAGCCCTAACCAGGAGCACCAGTCAGGACTCTGAGGCCAGCACAGTG GTAAGCAACAGCTCAGGGGAGACCCTGGGAGCGGACAGCGACCTGAGCAGCACAGCAGGGGACGGTCTGGGAGCCCGGCCCGCCCCACACCTCAACCTCTCCAGGGGCACTCTCTCCGACAGCGAGATCGAGACCAACCCTGCCACCAGCGCCGTCTTT GGGAAGACCCATAAGCTGAAGCCAGGTCCGAAGGAGCCGGCGAGGGTCATGGCCAAAGGAGGGCCAGCACCTCCTCTGGAGGATGTCAGCATGAGGATCTACCTGTGCGAGGGGCTGCTGG GGCGGGACAAGAGCTCCGTCTGGGACCAACTGGAAGATGCCGCCATGGAGACCTTCTCTTTGA GCAAAGAGCGCTCCACTCTGTGGGACCAGGTGCAGTTCTGGGAGGATGCCTTCCTGGATGCAGTCAtgctggagagggagggcaTGGGCATGGACCAGGGCCCGCATGAGATGATTGACAG GTACCTGTCTCTGGGCGACCATGACAGAAAGCGCCTGGAGGATGACGAAGACCGGCTGTTAGCCACGCTACTGCACAACATGATTGCCTACATGCTGATGATGAAG gTGACCCAGAATGATGTTCGGAAGAAGGTGAGGCGTCTGATGGGAAAGTCTCACATTGGCCTGACTTACAGCCAGGAGATCAATGACATTCTAGACCGCCTCAATAACCTG AATGGTCGCGAGCTACCCATCAGGCCGAGCGGCAGCCGCCACATTAAGAAGCAGACGTTTGTGGTGCATGCTGGGACAGACACCACAGGGGACATCTTCTTCATGGAG GTCTGCGACGACTGCATCGTGCTGCGCAGCAACATCGGCACCGTCTACGAGCGCTGGTGGTACGAGAAGCTCATCAACATGACCTACTGTCCCAAGACCAAGGTGCTGTGCCTTTGGCGACGCAATGGCCAAGAGACTCAGCTCAACAAGTTCTACACTAAAAAG
- the madd gene encoding MAP kinase-activating death domain protein isoform X29 translates to MEKKKMCPRLLDYLVVVGVRQPSSDSVSQTPQLLRRYPLEDQPDFPLPPDVVFFCQPEGCLSIRQRRVSLRDDASFVFTLTDKDSGVTRYGICVNFYRSFQRGHHKPRPEGRGDKNAPTTEMGVEATEKSEVSSAEEADLVPPAGEAVHAKSPQPKRGVRAAPRNRNSTLTSLCILSHYPFFSTFRECLYILKRMVDCCSQRLNQRAGLPKGTQRDTMWRMFTGALSTEEKEKGSQLLQDLREIESWVYRLLRSPVPVAGQRRVDVEVLPHEMQPALTFALPDSSRFCMVDFPLHLPLELLGVDGCLLVLSCILLEHKVVLQSRDYNALSMSVMAFVSMIYPLEYMFPVIPLLPTCMASAEQLLLAPTPYIIGVPASFFLYKADFRMPDDVWLVDLDCNKVLRPTNAEILPPLPEPESSELKKHLKQALASMSLNTQPILNLEKFQEGQELPLLPPGRDKASPSSTEFNPLIYGNDVDSVDVATRVAMVRFFNSPNVLQGFQMHTRTLRLFPRPVVAFQATSFLASRPRRSCFADKLSHTQAVEYYGEWALNPTNLAFQRIHNNVFDPSLIGDKPKWYAHQLQPVFYRVYDGSSQLAEALSGPLEDEANDSDPTDDSGSDSEGYDDSSSSYSSLGDFVNEMIKGDISGDTPNVDPPCHAALGDASEVEFHDFQEYKVEEGVEPEPEGEGLPEASEGQPLRSSSSTTASSSPSTIIQGVNHEQPDPAEIEASASAALKNAVPGLASQPFARPAPDPASTDPANKKKDYDNPYFEPQYGFPVEEDADSEEQEESYTPRFNQNLNGNKPQRPLRPSSLKLPGESDGEGDSRNSSPNSTISNNSGDGFGGLMSFASNLYKNHGTSFSLSNLALPNKAAREKATPFPSLKGARGPRALVDQKSSVIKHSPTVKRESPSPQGRANNTSENQQFLKEVVQSVLDGQGVGWLNMKKVRRLLENEQLRVFVLSKLNRAVQSEEDARQEVIGDVEISRKVYKGMLDLLKCTVSSLEHSYTNAGLGGMASVFSLLEIARTHYQTKEPEKRKRSPMEGASSPGSKESPSGRMEGARAAGVLLVPRLQLHPPSATGKGPHHFDTRSLNEENFIASIGAEGAKKSGEGGDTEEKRSQISADSGLSVTSGSQKSDTESVASSEPPALTRSTSQDSEASTVSNSSGETLGADSDLSSTAGDGLGARPAPHLNLSRGTLSDSEIETNPATSAVFGKTHKLKPGPKEPARVMAKGGPAPPLEDVSMRIYLCEGLLGKERSTLWDQVQFWEDAFLDAVMLEREGMGMDQGPHEMIDRYLSLGDHDRKRLEDDEDRLLATLLHNMIAYMLMMKVTQNDVRKKVRRLMGKSHIGLTYSQEINDILDRLNNLNGRELPIRPSGSRHIKKQTFVVHAGTDTTGDIFFMEVCDDCIVLRSNIGTVYERWWYEKLINMTYCPKTKVLCLWRRNGQETQLNKFYTKKCRELYYCVKDSMERAAARQQSIKPGPELGGEFPVQDMKSGEGGLLQVTLEGINLKFMHNQVFIELKHIKKCNTVKGVFVLEEFVPETKEVVIHKYKTPMAHQICYSVLCLFSYVAAVKGKEAEGKPKLLSPRPLAS, encoded by the exons CCCCCGCCTGCTGGACTACCTGGTGGTAGTCGGAGTCAG GCAGCCCAGCAGTGACAGCGTGTCTCAGACCCCACAGCTGCTGCGCCGCTACCCGCTGGAGGACCAGCCCGACTTCCCGCTGCCACCCGACGTGGTGTTCTTCTGCCAGCCCGAGGGCTGCCTGAGCATCCGCCAGCGGCGCGTCAGCCTTCGCGACGACGCCTCCTTTGTCTTCACGCTCACTGACAAGGACTCGGGTGTCACGCGCTACGGCATCTGTGTCAACTTCTACCGCTCTTTCCAGCGGGGACACCACAAGCCTCGGCCAGAGGGAAGAG GAGACAAGAATGCCCCGACAACCGAAATGGGTGTGGAAGCCACGGAAAAATCCGAGGTCTCCTCCGCCGAAGAGGCGGACTTGGTGCCCCCCGCGGGAGAGGCGGTCCACGCTAAGTCCCCCCAGCCCAAGCGCGGCGTTCGGGCGGCCCCTCGCAACCGCAACAGCACCCTGACTTCGCTGTGCATCCTCAGCCACTACCCCTTCTTCTCCACCTTCCGGGAATGTCTCTACATCCTCAAGCGGATGGTGGACTGCTGCAGCCAGAGGCTCAACCAGCGTGCCGGCCTGCCCAAGGGCACACAGAG gGACACCATGTGGCGCATGTTCACGGGGGCGCTCTCcacggaggagaaggagaaaggcagCCAGCTGCTGCAGGACCTGCGCGAGATCGAGTCGTGGGTGTACCGGCTGCTGCGCTCGCCCGTGCCCGTGGCGGGCCAGCGGCGCGTGGACGTGGAGGTGCTGCCGCACGAGATGCAGCCGGCGCTCACCTTCGCCCTGCCCGACTCCTCACGCTTCTGCATGGTGGACTTCCCCCTGCACCTGCCGCTGGAGCTGCTGGGCGTGGACGGCTGTCTGCTGGTGCTCAGCTGCATCCTGCTCGAGCacaag GTGGTGCTTCAGTCTCGGGACTATAATGCCCTGTCCATGAGCGTGATGGCGTTTGTGTCTATGATCTACCCTCTGGAGTACATGTTCCCAGTCATCCCACTGCTGCCCACGTGCATGGCCTCAGCTGAACAA CTTCTTCTTGCACCCACCCCCTACATCATTGGCGTTCCGGCCAGCTTCTTCCTGTACAAGGCTGATTTCAGGATGCCAGATGATGTGTGGCTAGTTGATCTTGACTGCAACAAG gTCCTCAGACCCACCAATGCGGAgatccttccccctctccctgagCCGGAGTCATCTGAGCTGAAGAAGCATCTGAAGCAG GCTCTGGCCAGCATGAGCCTCAACACCCAGCCCATCCTCAACCTGGAGAAGTTCCAGGAGGGCCAGGAGCTGCCGCTGCTCCCGCCGGGCCGGGACAAGGCCTCGCCGTCCTCCACCGAGTTCAACCCCCTCATCTACGGCAATGACGTGGACTCTGTGGATGTGGCCACCAG ggttgccatggtgaggTTCTTCAACTCGCCCAACGTTCTGCAGGGGTTCCAGATGCACACGCGCACGCTGCGCCTCTTCCCCCGACCCGTGGTTGCCTTCCAGGCCACGTCCTTCCTGGCCTCCCGGCCACGGCGTAGCTGCTTTGCCGACAAACTGTCGCACACGCAGGCCGTGGAGTACTACGGGGAGTGGGCCCTCAACCCCACCAATCTGGCCTTCCAGAGGATTCACAACA ATGTGTTTGATCCCTCTCTGATTGGGGACAAGCCCAAGTGGTACGCGCACCAGCTGCAGCCGGTGTTCTATCGCGTGTATGACGGCTCGTCTCAGCTGGCTGAGGCCTTGAGCGGGCCGTTGGAGGACGAGGCCAACGACTCCGACCCCACCGACGACAG tggcAGTGACAGTGAAGGCTATGATGACTCCAGCTCTTCTTACTCCTCCCTCGGGGACTTTGTGAATGAGATGATCAAAGGGGACATTTCGGGAGACACTCCAA ATGTGGATCCACCTTGCCACGCTGCGCTGGGGGACGCCAGTGAGGTGGAGTTCCACGACTTCCAGGAGTACAAGGTGGAGGAGGGCGTTGAGCCGGAGCCCGAGGGGGAGGGTCTGCCAGAGGCATCAGAGGGCCAGCCGCtgcgctccagctccagcaccacggccagctccagccccagcaccATCATCCAGGGGGTCAACCAC GAGCAGCCTGACCCTGCAGAGATTGAGGCATCTGCGAGTGCTGCCCTCAAGAACGCTGTCCCGGGATTGGCCAGCCAGCCTTTCGCACGCCCCGCCCCTGACCCCGCCTCCACAGACCCGGCCAATAAGAAGAAAGACTATGACAATCCTTACTTTGAGCCTCAGTATGGCTTCCCTGTGGAAGAGGATGCAGACAGCGAGGAACAGGAGGAAAGCTACACTCCCCGCTTCAACCAGAACCTCAACGGCAACAA GCCACAGCGCCCCCTGCGGCCCAGCAGCCTTAAGCTTCCGGGGGAGTCCGACGGCGAGGGAGATTCCCGCAACAGCTCGCCCAACTCCACCATCTCCAACAACAGCGGCGATGGATTTGGGGGCCTCATGTCCTTTGCCA GTAACCTGTACAAGAACCACGGCACAAGCTTCAGCCTCTCCAACCTGGCTCTGCCCAACAAGGCTGCTAGGGAGAAGGCCACCCCCTTCCCCAGCCTCAAAG GGGCTCGTGGTCCCAGAGCTCTGGTGGACCAGAAGTCCTCGGTCATCAAGCACAGCCCCACTGTAAAGAGGGAGTCTCCCTCCCCGCAGGGAAGAGCCAACAACACTAG CGAGAACCAGCAGTTCCTGAAGGAGGTGGTGCAGAGCGTGCTGGACGGCCAGGGAGTGGGCTGGCTCAACATGAAGAAGGTGCGCCGCCTGCTGGAGAACGAGCAGCTGCGCGTCTTTGTGCTCAGCAAGCTCAACCGCGCCGTCCAATCGGAGGAAGACGCCCGGCAGGAGGTCATCGGGGACGTG GAGATAAGCAGAAAGGTGTATAAGGGCATGCTGGACCTGCTGAAGTGTACGGTCTCCAGTCTGGAGCACTCCTACACCAACGCGGGCCTCGGGGGCATGGCCAGCGTGTTCAGCCTGCTGGAGATCGCACGCACCCACTACCAGACCAAAG AGCCCGAGAAGCGAAAGCGCAGCCCCATGGAGGGCGCCAGCAGCCCGGGCAGCAAGGAGAGCCCGTCGGGCCGCATGGAGGGCGCCCGGGCTGCCGGCGTGCTGCTGGTGCCCCGGCTCCAGCTCCACCCGCCCTCCGCCACCGGGAAGGGGCCCCACCACTTTGATACCCGCAGTCTGAACGAGGAGAATTTTATTGCCTCAATCG GGGCTGAGGGGGCCAAGAAAAGTGGCGAGGGTGGCGACACGGAGGAGAAGAGGTCCCAGATCAGTGCTGACAGCGGCCTGAGCGTGACCTCTGGTTCACAG AAGAGCGATACCGAGTCTGTGGCCAGCTCTGAACCTCCAGCCCTAACCAGGAGCACCAGTCAGGACTCTGAGGCCAGCACA GTAAGCAACAGCTCAGGGGAGACCCTGGGAGCGGACAGCGACCTGAGCAGCACAGCAGGGGACGGTCTGGGAGCCCGGCCCGCCCCACACCTCAACCTCTCCAGGGGCACTCTCTCCGACAGCGAGATCGAGACCAACCCTGCCACCAGCGCCGTCTTT GGGAAGACCCATAAGCTGAAGCCAGGTCCGAAGGAGCCGGCGAGGGTCATGGCCAAAGGAGGGCCAGCACCTCCTCTGGAGGATGTCAGCATGAGGATCTACCTGTGCGAGGGGCTGCTGG GCAAAGAGCGCTCCACTCTGTGGGACCAGGTGCAGTTCTGGGAGGATGCCTTCCTGGATGCAGTCAtgctggagagggagggcaTGGGCATGGACCAGGGCCCGCATGAGATGATTGACAG GTACCTGTCTCTGGGCGACCATGACAGAAAGCGCCTGGAGGATGACGAAGACCGGCTGTTAGCCACGCTACTGCACAACATGATTGCCTACATGCTGATGATGAAG gTGACCCAGAATGATGTTCGGAAGAAGGTGAGGCGTCTGATGGGAAAGTCTCACATTGGCCTGACTTACAGCCAGGAGATCAATGACATTCTAGACCGCCTCAATAACCTG AATGGTCGCGAGCTACCCATCAGGCCGAGCGGCAGCCGCCACATTAAGAAGCAGACGTTTGTGGTGCATGCTGGGACAGACACCACAGGGGACATCTTCTTCATGGAG GTCTGCGACGACTGCATCGTGCTGCGCAGCAACATCGGCACCGTCTACGAGCGCTGGTGGTACGAGAAGCTCATCAACATGACCTACTGTCCCAAGACCAAGGTGCTGTGCCTTTGGCGACGCAATGGCCAAGAGACTCAGCTCAACAAGTTCTACACTAAAAAG